The following proteins come from a genomic window of Vallitaleaceae bacterium 9-2:
- a CDS encoding site-specific integrase, with amino-acid sequence MARMSKMDYQLYCRMQEMFCPNESRHQAKQEYKDMMGKEETHNRTVGIHSFKTYDAYKQTSIEFSKYMKKEYKDIKDVRQVKEEHVVEYLQYRQQDEKSAYTISKDMAALNKLFNFFVTKKEAGIKERSYKDITRSRLYTENDKKYNPNNYKDQIMFAKACGCRRESVLVVTTECFTWKDGVPIKVHLIEKGGKERDAHILVKYQEDLKSVLENKEMGKPLFDRYTSKIDNHAFRREYAKNRYQEILGERKDDKDYRGHDKKVLKELTKDLGHNRLDVVVYNYLK; translated from the coding sequence ATGGCAAGAATGTCAAAGATGGACTATCAACTATATTGTCGGATGCAGGAGATGTTTTGTCCAAATGAAAGCCGACATCAAGCAAAACAAGAATACAAAGATATGATGGGAAAAGAAGAAACACATAATAGAACGGTAGGCATTCATAGTTTTAAGACATATGATGCGTATAAACAAACCAGTATTGAATTCTCAAAATATATGAAGAAAGAGTATAAAGACATCAAAGATGTAAGACAGGTCAAAGAGGAACACGTGGTCGAATATCTACAATACCGTCAACAGGACGAAAAATCTGCCTATACCATAAGCAAGGATATGGCTGCACTAAATAAGCTTTTCAATTTCTTTGTGACAAAGAAAGAAGCTGGAATTAAAGAGCGTTCTTATAAAGATATAACAAGAAGTCGATTGTATACAGAAAATGATAAGAAATATAATCCGAACAATTATAAAGATCAGATTATGTTTGCTAAAGCATGCGGTTGTCGAAGGGAAAGTGTTCTAGTGGTTACGACAGAATGTTTTACTTGGAAAGATGGAGTGCCAATTAAGGTACATCTTATTGAAAAGGGCGGGAAAGAGCGAGATGCTCATATTTTGGTGAAATATCAGGAAGATTTGAAAAGTGTTTTGGAAAATAAGGAAATGGGTAAGCCATTGTTTGATAGATATACATCAAAAATTGATAATCATGCATTTAGGCGAGAATATGCTAAGAATAGATATCAAGAAATATTGGGTGAACGTAAAGATGATAAAGATTATAGAGGGCATGACAAAAAGGTTTTGAAAGAACTTACTAAGGATTTAGGGCATAATCGGTTAGATGTTGTTGTTTACAATTATTTGAAGTAA